CCCCCCCCGGGCGTAGGGCTCCAGGGCCTCGGCGAGGTCGAGGACGGAGTCGATCTCCTCCCGGGAGAACTCTCGCATCGAGAGGACGTGCCTCTTTCCGAACATGCTCGGGTCACCGCTCCTTAGGGATATAACGCTTCTGGATCAGAAGAACTTGGAGGCGAGGGTCTGCCTCGTCTCGCAGGACTCGAGGACGGGGCACCTTTCGCAGGGAGCCTCCCGCGGCCGGTCGGGAAGCTTTCCCTCCCGGATCGACCTGACCCGGTCCCGGATCCGGAGGACCCTGCGCCGGTCCGTCGGCCGGATCTCCACCTCCCGGACTTCCCCGGACCGGAGGTACTCGACGAGCCCCCGGTCGACCCTCGCCTCCAGCTCTTCCTCCAGGAGCATGGAGTACCCCGCGAGGCGGAGCCGGTCGGACCGCCAGACCCCCGCCTCCGGTGGAAGGTCGACCCTCAATATCGACGGGATCCTGAGGTGATTGGAGCCATCCTCAGCCCCTCGGGATACGACCCGGTCGACCCTCCCGGAGAGGCCGAGCCGATCGGACCGGAGCTCCACCTCCACGGTGCTGGGGTTGATCTCCCGGAGGGATACCTGTATCTTCGGCGCCACCTCCGCCGCCCAGGCGGCCACCTCCTCGGCGGCGGCCTGGAGGTCATGAGGGTTTATCCGTTCGCGATAGATCGCCGGAACCTCGACCAGCGCCCTCTCCAGGGCCTCCCGGAGCCACTCCCCCAGGTCTTCGCCCTCCTCCGGGCCGATCTCGGAGAGGGATAGGGCAACCTCCCTCATCAGAATATTTTTAGGGGTCTCCACCTCGGGATGGACCCTCCTGCCCATCGCCTGGAAGTAGAGGAGCCTGGGGCACCGGAGGTACAGGGATATCTCGGAGATCCTCACCGGCTGAGCCATGGTAAGATCAATGATCCTCCATATTTAAAAAGATATGGAATATATCCAATTTTCAGCAACTGATAAATCCTGGAACCATCATATCCACCGACGAGGGGAGTCGGCAGCTTGGAGGTCGGACCCCCGGGGGAAGACTATGAGCCATAAGAAAGCCGCTGTCATATTTCCTCACCACCTCTATAGAGATCATCCGTCCCTCCGGGACCCGGAGCTCTCGACGGTCTTCCTGGTGGAGGAGGCTCGGTTCTTCACCGATTTCAACTTCAATAAGAAGAAGCTCGTCCTCCACAGAGCCTCCATGAGGGGCTACCAGGAGCTGCTTTTGGAGAGGGGGCTTGAGGTGGAGTACCTGGAGAAGAGGCGGAAGGAGGCCCTTCCGGCCCTCTTTTCAGCCCTCCACGAGAGCGGTATCGGGATCGTGCGGACGGCCGAGATCATCGACCACCCCCTTGAAGCATCCTTCTTCAAGGGGCTGGAGGCGAAGGGGATCAGGATCGAGGTAGACGACTCCCCGGGATTTCTGACCACCAGGGCCCTCGCCCACGACCTCCTCCGGGGGAGGGAGCGGATCTCCATGGCCTCCTTCTATCGGCGGCAGAGGCTGAGGCTGAAGGTCCTGGTGGAGGATGGAAGGCCCCTGGGCGGAAGGTGGAGCTTCGACCCCGAGAACCGGAGGCGCATCCCGAAGGAGGCCGAAATACCGCCGCCGCCAGCCCTGGAAGAGAGCGGCATCGTCAGGGAGGCGAAGGAGTACGTAGAAGAGCGGTTCCCCGATAACCCCGGCTCCGTCGATGGGTTCAACTTCCCCACCACCTTCAAAGAGGCGGAGCTCTGGCTCCAGGACTTCCTCGCTAGGAGGCTCGCCTCCTTCGGCGACTACGAGGACGCCATGAGACGAGACGATCCCTTCCTCTTCCACTCCCTCCTCTCCTCCTCCCTCAACATAGGCCTCCTCACCCCTCGGGAGGTTCTGGATAGGACCCTCGCCCATGCATCAAAGGTCGAAGTCCCCATCAACTCCCTGGAGGGGTTCATCCGGCAGCTTATCGGCTGGCGCGAGTTCATGAGGGCGGCCTACCTGATCGAGGGGGATAGGGAGAGGAGATCTAACTTCTGGGGCCACCACGAGAAGATCCCGCCGGCGTTGTACAGCGGGACGACGGGGATTTCCCCTGTGGACCAGGTCGTCGGCCGGGCGATCGATCACGCCTACGCCCATCACATCGAGAGGCTGATGGTCCTCGGAAGCTTCATGAACCTCTGCGAGATCGACCCCGCCGAGGTTTACAGGTGGTTTATGGAGATCTTCATCGACTCCTTTGACTGGGCGATGGTCCCCAACGTCTACGGGATGTCCACCTACGCCGACGGAGGGCTCATCACCACCAAGCCCTACATCAGCGGCTCCAGCTACCTCCGGAGGATGGGGGACTGGCCAAAGGGCGAGTGGGCCGAGATCTGGGACGGCCTCTTCTGGCGGTTCGTCCACCTCCACCGGGACGTCTTCGCCGAGAACCCCAGGACTAGGGTCCTAGCCCACCAGCTCGATCGGATCGGCGAAGAGATGCTGGAGAGGCACCTGGAGGTGGCCGAGGAGTTCCTCCGCTCTTTCAGGGTGAGGGGATCTATCGTAGGAGTCGGGCCGGGATGATGAAGGTCTAAGCCGAAACGATGGTCCTCGGGTTTTATAAGATCCGAAAACATTCATATAATTTGGATTCGAAGTTGGTAGGGATCTGGGGGTTATCATGCTGAATATCGTCATCCAAGGTCGGGGCAGCCGGATCTGGTCTGGACTTTCGATCGCCGCCATATGGCTCATTGGGATCTCTCTTGCGGTCCCCGGAGGGTTGGAGGAGGAGGGCTCGGGCTACAGCCTCCCCCTATCCATGGACGAGGTCGAGAACTTCGATAGCTTCTCTTCCAGGGTGCCCCTGAGCGAGGCGGCTATAATGAGGCTTGAGAGGAACGGATTTGTGGTAATCGTCGACCCCTTCTCCCCGGTCCGAGAGGAGGTCAACCCCATCTACAGGATCCTCAAAAACCACGACCTTCCGATCTTTGTAACCTCCGACTCCCTCCTCCATACTTACCACCTCCAGTTCGGCGAGACCCTGAGGATGGTCGAGGAGGAGGAGTTCTACGACGACCTGTGGACTCTGACCGAAGAGATGCTCGTTCGGGCGGAGGCCGACCACGAGGCCTCCTCCGGCCTCGCGAGGGAGGCGGCCAGGAGGAACGTCGCCTTCTTCTCGACGGCCCTCAGCCTCCTCGCGCCGAAGGAGGATCAGCTCTGCTCCGGCGGCCCCCAGGACTGCGATGAGGGTCGCTTTGCTGGGACGTACCCCTACTTCACCCCGGAGGAGCTGGAGGCGAAGAGCTTCGAGGTGCCACCAGCCGTCAGGGAGGTGGTCGAGGCCGAGCTCGACCTCATATACGGCCAGGCCGGGTCTGCGACGTCCCCGATATTCGGCTATGACGAGGACTACTCCCAGTACCGTCCCCGGGGACACTACACCCGGTCCGAGAGGCTGAAGAACTACTTCATGGCGATGACCTGGTACGGGAGGATGAGCTTCCTCCTCAAGGGGTGCGAAGGCGGCTGCCTCGTCTCCGAGGAGGAGGCGAGGGTCCAGACCCTGGCGGCGGCTATGATCGCCCAGGACCTCCTGGAAGACCCCGACACCAAGGAGCTCTGGGACCGGATCAGCCGAGTCACCTCATTTTACGTCGGCTACTCCGACGACCTGGGGCCGTACCAGTACCGCGAGGCGATCGACGCCCTCTTCGGCCCGGCGGCCGAGGCCCGAGACCTCTCGGAGGAAGAGTTGAGCATCCTCAAGGCGGAGCTGGCTTCCTACAGCCCCCCCAGGATATACGGCGGGACCGGCTCGGATAGTCCGGCCTGCATCATCCAACCTCCCTTCACCCCGGAGGAGGCCGACCTCTGCCTCGCCGCCACCGCCGGATTCCGGCTGATGGGGCAGAGGTTCGTCCCCGACTCCTACGCCTTCACGAGGCTGGTATTTCCTGCCGTCGGAGGCTACACCGGCGAGGGCGAGGCCTTCACCCTCGGCCCCTACGGCCGCTCCTTCCCGAGGGGCCTCGACCTGATGGCGGTCCTAGGCTCAGAGAGGGCCGACGAGATCCTGGTGGCGCTCGAGGACTCAAGCTACGCCAACTACTCCGCCCGGCGGGCGGAGCTCGGAGAGGAGTTCTTCTCCATCTCCGAGGAGGAGTGGCAGAGGAACCTCTACTGGTCGTGGCTCTTCGCCCTGAGGCCGCTCCTCCAGGAGCCCGAAGCCGGAGCACCAGCCTTCATGCAGACGACCGCCTGGCAGGATCGGAGTCTGACGACGGCCCTCGCCTCCTGGACGGAGCTCCGCCACGATACGATCCTCTACGCGAAAGAGAGCTACACCTTCGTAGCCAGCGGTCTTCCCCCCGAGGAGATGGTGGCGGAGGCGGGATACGTCGAGCCGGTCCCAGAGGTCTATAGAAGGCTCCGGGACCTCTCCCGGATGAGCCGCCAGGTGCTGGAGGAGGAGGGGCTCCTCGACGAGCCGTCTCGAGGCCGCCTCATGAGCCTGGAGGCGACCCTGGAGAGGCTTGAGGAGATCTCAGAGGCGGAGCTGGCGGGAAGGAAGCTGACCGATGGCGACCTCCGGTTCATCCGGGATATAGGCGAGAGGCTCGACGAGGCCCTCCTGGGGGTGGACGAGAGGTCGAAGAAGACGACGATCGTCGCCGACGTCCATACTGACCCCAACACCGATATGGTCCTGGAGGAGGCGGTAGGATACGTGAGGATGATGGTCGTCGCCTGCCATCGGCCCGATGGGGGGGTCTTCCTCGCGGCGGGGCCGGTCTACAGCTACTACGAGTTTTTGCAGCCCGCCTCGGAGAGGCTCACCGACGAGGGCTGGCGGGAGATCCTGGCCGGAGACCCTCCCCAGGATCCGGAGTGGACGGCGAGCTTCGCCGACTTTCTCCCCTTATTCGTTCTGAAGGCGAAGGATGAGGGGAGAATGATCGAAGGCGAAGACGCGGATGAAGGCGTAGACGGCCTGGCCTCCGATGAAGCCGGCCCGGAGGGCGAACCCGGAGCAGAAACGGCCCTGGGCGCCGTCATCCGCCTCGAGGAGTTCGAGGTGAGGATCGGCTGGAACCTCTCGGAGGGGTGGTACGCCGACTGCTCCATCACCCTCCGAAACTCCGGGGACGCCGAAGGGACCGCCAATGTCCTCCTGGAGGACGGCGAGGGGAAGCTCCTCCGGGAGCTGAAGATTCCGGTACCCCCCAACTCCACCGTCACCGAGCGGGCGAAGGTGGACATATCCGGGAGGGGCCGGGAGGTGAACTCGATACTGGTGGGGTGAAGGGCGCCTTCGATCCACCCACCACCAGAGGGGAGCCGATGGGTCGATCGACCCCGCCGAGGGGGTGACACCCCTCCATCGAAGGCCGATCTCCTTATGAGGGGCCGACCTCCGCCGGCGGCTTTTGGGCCTGGGCCTCCTCGACCACCACCTCCCTGTAGACGTAGAACCTGAGAGGATCCTCAGGGGTGACATCGTTCTGGTTTGCGGTCTTAACCCTGATATCTCCCATCAGGGCGGCGTCCGAGTTCTTGTAGAGGCCGATCTTGTTCTTTTCGTTGTTCATCGTTATGCTCATGGCCGTGGGGTCCACCATCTGTACCTTCATCCTGTCGAAGGTCGTCCCCACCTTGATATCGATCGGCGAATCGGAGATCTGCCATATCCCGTTGACGATGACCATGGCCTGGTCAGGGTTGCTGAAAGCGTCTTTGAAGTGGACGGCTATGACGACGACGTCTTCGGCTCCGTTCAGGGTCATTTTGTAGGTGTAGGTCTTCTCCTGGATGGTGGCGCCGTCCTTGGAGGGCTCGACCGTCCCAACGTCGATCGTCTCGCCGTTCTTTTGGAGTTCGAGGCTGACGATCTTGGTCCTCTGATCTATCGCCTTGACGGAGAGCTCGTACCCTTCGGCGAGCTTCAGGGGGCGGCTTGAGGTGAGGGTGATCTCCGAGTCGTCGCTTATGAGCACTCGGCTGATAAGGTCCTCGGCGATCAGGTTGGGGTCACTGGATTCGTAGTATAGGGGGGCGTCATAAGGAGAGCCTTCAGCGTAGCCTGCAAAGTGCTCCTCCCCGAGGAAGCCTATCGTCCAATAGCTTCCCCAAGTTTCGAAGTCGAAATCCTTCGACTGGGCCGACGTCGTGTAGACGACGCCATCGGGCTCCTCAAGGGAGTTCCCTTGGATTGTCGTGGTCAGTGCCTCGGTCCCGAGGTTGTTGTCGACGTCGTAGTAGAACCCGGCGAAGTTGGAGCTCTCCCATGTGGTCACCCCTCCGTCGATGACCTCGGAGACGCTTCCTCTGATCTCGTACCTTCCAGGGCGGGTGATCTCTTTGAAGACGTAGAATCTCATGGGCTCTTCAGCTGTGATATCGTACTGGTCAGCGGTCCTGATCCAGAGCTCCTCCATCAGAGGGATCTC
The sequence above is drawn from the Methanothrix harundinacea 6Ac genome and encodes:
- a CDS encoding cryptochrome/photolyase family protein yields the protein MSHKKAAVIFPHHLYRDHPSLRDPELSTVFLVEEARFFTDFNFNKKKLVLHRASMRGYQELLLERGLEVEYLEKRRKEALPALFSALHESGIGIVRTAEIIDHPLEASFFKGLEAKGIRIEVDDSPGFLTTRALAHDLLRGRERISMASFYRRQRLRLKVLVEDGRPLGGRWSFDPENRRRIPKEAEIPPPPALEESGIVREAKEYVEERFPDNPGSVDGFNFPTTFKEAELWLQDFLARRLASFGDYEDAMRRDDPFLFHSLLSSSLNIGLLTPREVLDRTLAHASKVEVPINSLEGFIRQLIGWREFMRAAYLIEGDRERRSNFWGHHEKIPPALYSGTTGISPVDQVVGRAIDHAYAHHIERLMVLGSFMNLCEIDPAEVYRWFMEIFIDSFDWAMVPNVYGMSTYADGGLITTKPYISGSSYLRRMGDWPKGEWAEIWDGLFWRFVHLHRDVFAENPRTRVLAHQLDRIGEEMLERHLEVAEEFLRSFRVRGSIVGVGPG
- a CDS encoding DUF3160 domain-containing protein, producing the protein MLNIVIQGRGSRIWSGLSIAAIWLIGISLAVPGGLEEEGSGYSLPLSMDEVENFDSFSSRVPLSEAAIMRLERNGFVVIVDPFSPVREEVNPIYRILKNHDLPIFVTSDSLLHTYHLQFGETLRMVEEEEFYDDLWTLTEEMLVRAEADHEASSGLAREAARRNVAFFSTALSLLAPKEDQLCSGGPQDCDEGRFAGTYPYFTPEELEAKSFEVPPAVREVVEAELDLIYGQAGSATSPIFGYDEDYSQYRPRGHYTRSERLKNYFMAMTWYGRMSFLLKGCEGGCLVSEEEARVQTLAAAMIAQDLLEDPDTKELWDRISRVTSFYVGYSDDLGPYQYREAIDALFGPAAEARDLSEEELSILKAELASYSPPRIYGGTGSDSPACIIQPPFTPEEADLCLAATAGFRLMGQRFVPDSYAFTRLVFPAVGGYTGEGEAFTLGPYGRSFPRGLDLMAVLGSERADEILVALEDSSYANYSARRAELGEEFFSISEEEWQRNLYWSWLFALRPLLQEPEAGAPAFMQTTAWQDRSLTTALASWTELRHDTILYAKESYTFVASGLPPEEMVAEAGYVEPVPEVYRRLRDLSRMSRQVLEEEGLLDEPSRGRLMSLEATLERLEEISEAELAGRKLTDGDLRFIRDIGERLDEALLGVDERSKKTTIVADVHTDPNTDMVLEEAVGYVRMMVVACHRPDGGVFLAAGPVYSYYEFLQPASERLTDEGWREILAGDPPQDPEWTASFADFLPLFVLKAKDEGRMIEGEDADEGVDGLASDEAGPEGEPGAETALGAVIRLEEFEVRIGWNLSEGWYADCSITLRNSGDAEGTANVLLEDGEGKLLRELKIPVPPNSTVTERAKVDISGRGREVNSILVG
- a CDS encoding CRISPR-associated protein Cas4 — translated: MAQPVRISEISLYLRCPRLLYFQAMGRRVHPEVETPKNILMREVALSLSEIGPEEGEDLGEWLREALERALVEVPAIYRERINPHDLQAAAEEVAAWAAEVAPKIQVSLREINPSTVEVELRSDRLGLSGRVDRVVSRGAEDGSNHLRIPSILRVDLPPEAGVWRSDRLRLAGYSMLLEEELEARVDRGLVEYLRSGEVREVEIRPTDRRRVLRIRDRVRSIREGKLPDRPREAPCERCPVLESCETRQTLASKFF
- a CDS encoding S-layer protein domain-containing protein, with the translated sequence MRTPIFALIILLFLATATSGTAAERVELRGSVAVAYDGATYTWDPQNFPGFSYDADDNICNERLTLTITGSSLDEPMGVVYETTAQLSDFDFEDWGMYYKISFLGEEQFAGYAGERYDDWRQPYLYDRSRDDNLMAGEELSKILIDDDQERTITKEAPLRLAEGYELGIKGIDAYGSIWLELSKDGEVVDSNLIAPSKDGATIADKTYIYTRDLGISRGVVVIAVHFKGPVFHGTEGGLQDAAIVNGIWQISDEAVSIGEGSSFGKMRISSVDAESMRISMDNEDNRIVLSKNKEIPLMEELWIRTADQYDITAEEPMRFYVFKEITRPGRYEIRGSVSEVIDGGVTTWESSNFAGFYYDVDNNLGTEALTTTIQGNSLEEPDGVVYTTSAQSKDFDFETWGSYWTIGFLGEEHFAGYAEGSPYDAPLYYESSDPNLIAEDLISRVLISDDSEITLTSSRPLKLAEGYELSVKAIDQRTKIVSLELQKNGETIDVGTVEPSKDGATIQEKTYTYKMTLNGAEDVVVIAVHFKDAFSNPDQAMVIVNGIWQISDSPIDIKVGTTFDRMKVQMVDPTAMSITMNNEKNKIGLYKNSDAALMGDIRVKTANQNDVTPEDPLRFYVYREVVVEEAQAQKPPAEVGPS